GCCGCAGACAGGAGGGCGGTTACGCCTCCGCAATCGCTGTTGCAGTACAAGTTGCCCGGACCGTGCGCTCCGGTGATTTTGGCAATGAAGTGGGAGGGAACCGTGGTTAATTGCTTCACGCCGCTAAGCGGCGGAATCCGGTGCAGCTGATCGCCCAGCCGTGAAAAATCCATTGCTTCGTCTCCGCTGCTGCAGATCGAGCGAATGACCTGCAGCGTGTCCGGGTCCAGATTCACCGGATGATTGGCCACGTAGACCGCACAATTCATGGCGGTATTCTCCAGGCTTGGCATCAGCCCATAGTCATTCAGCATCTGATAGGCTGCCTTCATCGACATCTTGTTGTATCTCAGCATCATGTTCGAGCCGGAGATGCCTAAATCTCTGATACTGAAATCCGGGATTTCTCCTGCGGTGGAGCATCTGCAGGCGGATGCATCGAATTGAGTAATGGTGCTGTAAGCGGTCCTGCCTTGAAGCATGGCTTCATGGACCTCCCCGGGCGTATGGCCGAGCGGAGTGACACAGCCCATAGCGGATATGACAACGGATGGATTCATGGGATTATACAACTCCTGACGTTGCTTGATGGGATTCGGATAGCCAGTACCGGTCATACCAGTCGACGGTTTGCCGGATGCCTTCCTCCAGCGGAGTGTCTGCTGACCAATGAAGCACCGTCCTGGCCCGCTCAGGGGAGAGATGCTGGTGCAGAATTTCACTGCCGGTATGCACCTCATAATGCGGCTCGATATGCTCCAGATTCATCGTACGCTGAATAAGCGAGGTAACCTTCTGAATATCCCACAGCTTGCCGGTCCCGAAGTTGAAGATATGCTCCACGCCATGATGCGCATCATAATGGTACATCGCCATATAAGCCTGGACCAAATCCTCGATGTAGAGGAAATCTCTCATGTAGATACCGTCTGAAGGGATGCGGATTACAGGCTGAAGCCTGCTGTAGAGCCGCTGGATGGTTCCGGGAATAAGCCTGCGGAAGTTGAGGTCGCCTCCTCCGTAAATATTGCCGAAGCGCCCGACCACAACAGGCAGGCTGAAGCTGTGCCTATAGCTCTGGGAGATCAGATCGGAACAGGATTTCGACGCGTCATAAGGATTCCTGCCCTGAATGGGCATCGCTTCATCATAGGGGAGAATGGGGCTGTCACCGTATACCTTGTCACTGGAGGCAACGATGATCTTAGAGATCTGGTCCCGGTGAATCCGGCAGACCTCCAGCAGATTGTACGTGCCTTTCACATTCGTCTCGAAGGTCTGCCAGGGAATCTGGTAAGCGAGGTCCTGCATGGATACGGCGGCCAGATGAAAGACGGTGTTAATCCTTCCGTCCGTGATAGCGCGTTCAATCAGGTGGTAGTCGGCAATTGAACCGTAGTAGCAGCGGATATGCTTGTCCAGACCCATTCGGGCAAACGGGCTGCGCGGATTAAGCTCACTCAGAATAGAGGTTAGTTCAGCACCTTGTTCGAGCAAATGATGAGTGAGCCATGTCCCTACGAAACCGGATGCGCCTGTCACCAGCGCGCGGCAGTCTGATAAAGCGCTCTTCATTGACATAACCTCCCAAAAATCGATTGAAAGATTGCTAGGTTATTCCATCCATTTTTGCCGATAATAACTCACAATGAGAATAAATACAATAGCAAATGACTCTATTTTATAGCTTTCACGGCGAAAAAAATCATTGCTATTAATAGAAAAATATGTATACAATAACAAAGAAATCTATTCTCTCGCGGAGGTGCGTTATGGATCAAACCATTTACAGCAAAGTGAAAAAATTGTTGCAGGATGTACTTGATCTTCCGGAGGCTCGAATCTTGCCGAATACTTATCTGTACAAGGATTTACACCTGGAAAGCGCAGAGACTCTGGAATTAACGTTCATGCTTGAACAGGAATTTGGCATCAAGATTGACAGCCAGGAATTCTGGAATTTGCCCAATGTGATTGCCAACCGGGGAATGTTCGCCGGCGGCCGGCTGTCTTCCGAGGCCGTGTCGTCTGTGAAGCAATATTTCACCGTATCGGATGAGGACCTTACGGGCATTGCCAGTCCCTATGATCTGTTCAATTATTTGACTGTAGAGAATATGGTTGATTTCGTATCCGCCAAGTTAGAGAAATCGGAGCATAGGGTGTGACCGGGCGTGAACATTGATTTCTCAGGCAAAGTGGTCGTTATTACCGGCGGGAGCAGAGGCATCGGGCGGGGGCTGGTGAAGCATTTCGCACGGGCCAATGCTACCGTATATTTCACCTATCTATCGAGTGAGGACCTGGCGGCAGCTGTTGTTCAAGAGTGCAGGGAGCAATACGCGGCGGATGTCACCGGGCTTAGAGTAGACGGCAGATCCAAGTCAGATGTGGAGAGCTTCCTGGATACGGTCTGGAAGAATCACAAGCGGATCGATGTTGTGGTGAACAACGCTGCCTGGATTCCAAGAGGCTTATTTCTCCAGATGAGCGGGCAGGATTGGAGCGAGGGGATCAACGCCAACCTGAATTCTGTCATTGCCTTCTGCTCCTCGGCGATCAAATATATGATTCTGAACAAATCGGGATCAATCATCAATATTTCCTCCCGTTCAGCTCTGCAGCCCGGACGGGGACAAGCCGTGTACTCGGCGACCAAAGGCGCCATTGAATCGTTAACGAAGGTTCTGGCGCTGGAATACGGCGCTTATAACATCCGTGTGAACACCATTGCGCCCGGGTTAATCGAAACCGATGTCGCCGGTACGATGCAGACAGAGCTGAAGAAGAAGATTATGGAGCGCACGCCGCTGGGAAGAATCGGAACAGCAGACGACATCGGCAGCGCAGCGCTTTTCCTGGCCAGTGATTATGCCTCATACATTACAGGCACCCAATTGCTGGTGACCGGAGGAAGACACTTGGATTAACTTTGGCGGGTAAGGGATGTGAAGCTGCTTGCGGTATATGCAATTGGTATCTTTTACAAGAGTAAGCACCAGCGAAGCGGAGGCCTGCCAGGTTCTTCAGCCCCGTGAGGATGTGTTTGAAGCTGAATTGGATACAGGGCTGACCGTGCCATTCTATGTTCTGCTTGAATCTGTATTCCAGACCGCAGGCAGGCTTGCCCGCGAAGTGACGCATAACCGGTACGGCGCCGGAATTGTGAGCTTTAGTAATTTTGTGTTTGCCAGACCTGTATTTCAGGATGAGCAGGTGACCTATTATGCCCGGCTGCTGTCAGTAAACGAAGAGATCCGCAGCTTCTTCTTCCGGGTTACCATTTCTGCCGGGGGAGAGATCATCGTTCCTGACGGCAGATTAATTACGAAGCAGGAGAACGTAATCTCTACACATAGCTTGAACAACAACACGAGGCTGTCAGCTGAAGACGGAATGAATCTGCTGAACGTTGAGGGGGCGAGCGGACGTGTGGATATGGATTTTTAATATTACAGTGATGTCATTATTTCTGGTGCCGGGAATTCTCGCTGTTTATTTTATACTGGAGAGACAGCGGTCCCGCAAGGCATTGGCTGCTCTTGCACCTTATTATCCTAATGTTACCGTGCTGCTTCCCTTTCGGGGTCTGGACTATAACTTTGAATCCACCCTGCAGAGTCTTGCGGATCAGAAGTACGCCGGGAATTACGAGGTGCTCGCGGTGACCTCCGAGGAGAATGGAAGGGGGGAAGCGCTGGTACACCAATATGCGGCACGCTCCCCGCTGATTCAGCTGGTGAAAGCCTCTCATTCCGAGGTATCCCAATACCGGAGTGATAAAGTGAATAATCTGTTAACCGGCATCGCACACGCATCCAAGGAGACCGAAATCTATCTGTTTATTGATTCGGATATCGTGCCCCAGGCGACCTGGATTGAGCAAATGGTGCAGCCCTTGCAGTCAGACCATGTCGGGCTGACCAGCGGGAGCGCGTGGATTGTATCCAAGAGCAGAAGTGTCATGGCGCTGGCGGCAAGATACTGGGATTTCCTGGCGACCACGATGATTACGTTTCCGGTGACCCGCTTTGCACGGGGGTTCTCGTTTGGGATACGGGCCAAGGTGTTTGAGCAGATTGGAATGAAGTCCATCTGGTCGGAAGCCTTCCATGACAATTTCACGATATCGGATGTCGTAAGGAGAGCAGGATACAGCATTCAATACGTTCCTGACTGCTTAGTGCCGGAGCATTTCGATATCCACGGCTTCGCCTGGGTGAAGTGGGTGAAGCGTCAGGCTCTGAATACCAAGGTGAATTACAAGCGGCTCTGGGCGTTTGGCTTCTTTCTGGTGACGATGCCGCGGTTACTGGGAGCGGTCCTGTTCCTGGTTGCCCTCGGATTCGCTTTAACCGGCAGCATTCCTTCCTTGCTGGAAATATTTCTGTATTGGCCGTTATTGCATATTGCCGGAGCGACCATCGTAGTGGCTGCCGTATCCCGGGACGCTTCTCAGATTCAGGATTACCGCCCGTCTGTTATCCGTACAGCGGGGCTTGTCCTGTCTTCCTTCGTGTCTGTGCTGTATTGCATAAGCTCGCTGTGGGCCGTAATTTCCAACAAAATGGAATGGAGAAACCTCGTATATCATCAGAAGACTCCATTCACTACGGTGGTCACCGGAGAAAGGGGGAGCAAGCATGACCCTGGACAATGAGGCTTATTCGGTCATCCATAAACGGATCTATTTCAAGAACACCGACGCCGGCGGAGTGGTCTACTTCGGCAATGTATGTGAGTTTATCGAAGCCGGCTGTACCGAGTGGCTGCGGATGCACGCGCTTTCGCTGAAGGAGATGCTTGATCAGCATCACATTTTTTTTGTAATGAAAAAAGTTGAAATTGACTTTCTGCACCCTGTCTACTATGACGAGAGCATTGAGATCAGGACCTCTGTGAAGAGGATTATGCACTATTGGATTGATTTCCACACCGAGATCCGGGTGAATGGAGATACGCGGTATGTTGCCGGGAACCGGATGGTTCCCGTCGATCTGTTGACCAAGAAGCCTGCCGCCATTCCTGAGGAAGTATACGCCGCCGTCAAAGGAGTCTGCAGAGTATGAGATATATCTTCGTTGATGAAATCACCGGCATGACGGGAGACTCTATCTCCGGCAAGAAATATATTTCCTTGAATGAAGATATCTTCAGGGACCACTTTCCCGGACAGCCTGTGCTGCCGGCAGCGCTGATTACAGAGTCGGTCATCCAGTTATCCCGAATCTTCACATGGATCAGCAGCGGATACACCCGCTCGCTCATCCCCGTGACCTTTGAACGGCTGAAATTTCTGCGGATGGTGGCGCCCCCAAGCATTATGGGGATCGGGCTTACCTTCGAGGATACCGGCGGCGGGGAGAACCTGAAGGGAAGAGCCAGAATTCTGTGCGGGGATGGAGAGCTTGTCTGTGAAGGCTCTATTCTCTTCAAGCAGGTCAGCTTCGAGGCGCTTCACCGGGAAGAATCTTGTAAATCGCTGGTGGGGATTCTAACCCGTAATCTATGATTCTCAGATTTGAAAATTCAGTTCAGGTGCGAACCGCCTGTGACCAGCAGATCCGCTCCGGTAATGAAGCTTGCCGCTTCGCTCCCCAGAAAAGCCGCAGCATGACACACATCCAGGGCATTGCCTGCCCGCTGTAACGGTATCTTGCGTATATCCTCCTCGCTGACTACCTTAGGCTTCTCGGTGACAATCAGGCCGGGGGAGATGGTATTGGCGCGGATGCCAAAGGCTCCATATTCAATGCTGAGTGATTGGGTCAGGGAATCAACGGCTTTTTTGGTGGAAGCATAAGCGGCTTGTCCGCGGACAGGATGGTCGGAGCAGACCGTGGAGATATTGATGATATTGCCTGATTTCTGCCGGATCATATAAGGAAGGGCGGCGGTGCAGTGATGGACAACACCCATCAGATTGGTCTGAAGGGACCTGTCCCACAGCTCTGTGGTGGTGTTACCGAAATCAGCCCTCCATATGAATGCGGCATTGTTAATCAGGACATCGATCGCATGATTCTGCCGCCAGACTTCTAAAGTAAAGGCTTCGACATCCGTACCAGAGCCTGCATCGACCTGAATCCCAACCGGTTGCGGTCCATGGCCGGAGTCTGCTGTTACAGGCTGAAACCGTTCGGCAGATAAATAGGTATAGTACACCTTGGCATTCATAGTACTAAAAGCTTGCACAAGCTGGCGGCCGATTCCCCGTGAACCGCCTGTGATCAGAGTAACCTTACCGGTATAATCGAATTCCATCGTGAATTCCTCCCTTTCTGGTCTGTTATCATCATATGTAATTAGTAGATTAATTGCAATTATATCCTATAATATATATTAAAAGGGATTGATGGTTTCATGCCCACTCTCAAAAATACTAGAATTGTAATGTGCCAGCGGCCTCAGGGTATTCCACAGCATGAGCATTTTCGGATGGAGAAGGTGGAGGTCCCAGCCCTGTCAGACGGGGAGGTGCTAGTGAAGAGCACCTATCTGTCGGTGGACCCTTATATGCGCAACCTGATGCGCCGCAGCAAGTCCTATATGGATTCCTATCAGATCGGGGAGATTTTTGGCGGGGCGGGGATTGGCAAGGTAGTGGAGAGCCGTTCCTCCGGCTATCAGACAGGGGAGATGGTATGGGGCATCCTGGGCTGGCAGGAATATAGCA
This region of Paenibacillus sp. FSL K6-1096 genomic DNA includes:
- a CDS encoding thioesterase family protein, whose amino-acid sequence is MTLDNEAYSVIHKRIYFKNTDAGGVVYFGNVCEFIEAGCTEWLRMHALSLKEMLDQHHIFFVMKKVEIDFLHPVYYDESIEIRTSVKRIMHYWIDFHTEIRVNGDTRYVAGNRMVPVDLLTKKPAAIPEEVYAAVKGVCRV
- a CDS encoding SDR family NAD(P)-dependent oxidoreductase, which encodes MNIDFSGKVVVITGGSRGIGRGLVKHFARANATVYFTYLSSEDLAAAVVQECREQYAADVTGLRVDGRSKSDVESFLDTVWKNHKRIDVVVNNAAWIPRGLFLQMSGQDWSEGINANLNSVIAFCSSAIKYMILNKSGSIINISSRSALQPGRGQAVYSATKGAIESLTKVLALEYGAYNIRVNTIAPGLIETDVAGTMQTELKKKIMERTPLGRIGTADDIGSAALFLASDYASYITGTQLLVTGGRHLD
- a CDS encoding SDR family oxidoreductase, which encodes MEFDYTGKVTLITGGSRGIGRQLVQAFSTMNAKVYYTYLSAERFQPVTADSGHGPQPVGIQVDAGSGTDVEAFTLEVWRQNHAIDVLINNAAFIWRADFGNTTTELWDRSLQTNLMGVVHHCTAALPYMIRQKSGNIINISTVCSDHPVRGQAAYASTKKAVDSLTQSLSIEYGAFGIRANTISPGLIVTEKPKVVSEEDIRKIPLQRAGNALDVCHAAAFLGSEAASFITGADLLVTGGSHLN
- a CDS encoding acyl carrier protein; the protein is MPNTYLYKDLHLESAETLELTFMLEQEFGIKIDSQEFWNLPNVIANRGMFAGGRLSSEAVSSVKQYFTVSDEDLTGIASPYDLFNYLTVENMVDFVSAKLEKSEHRV
- a CDS encoding glycosyltransferase family 2 protein translates to MWIWIFNITVMSLFLVPGILAVYFILERQRSRKALAALAPYYPNVTVLLPFRGLDYNFESTLQSLADQKYAGNYEVLAVTSEENGRGEALVHQYAARSPLIQLVKASHSEVSQYRSDKVNNLLTGIAHASKETEIYLFIDSDIVPQATWIEQMVQPLQSDHVGLTSGSAWIVSKSRSVMALAARYWDFLATTMITFPVTRFARGFSFGIRAKVFEQIGMKSIWSEAFHDNFTISDVVRRAGYSIQYVPDCLVPEHFDIHGFAWVKWVKRQALNTKVNYKRLWAFGFFLVTMPRLLGAVLFLVALGFALTGSIPSLLEIFLYWPLLHIAGATIVVAAVSRDASQIQDYRPSVIRTAGLVLSSFVSVLYCISSLWAVISNKMEWRNLVYHQKTPFTTVVTGERGSKHDPGQ
- a CDS encoding GDP-mannose 4,6-dehydratase, coding for MKSALSDCRALVTGASGFVGTWLTHHLLEQGAELTSILSELNPRSPFARMGLDKHIRCYYGSIADYHLIERAITDGRINTVFHLAAVSMQDLAYQIPWQTFETNVKGTYNLLEVCRIHRDQISKIIVASSDKVYGDSPILPYDEAMPIQGRNPYDASKSCSDLISQSYRHSFSLPVVVGRFGNIYGGGDLNFRRLIPGTIQRLYSRLQPVIRIPSDGIYMRDFLYIEDLVQAYMAMYHYDAHHGVEHIFNFGTGKLWDIQKVTSLIQRTMNLEHIEPHYEVHTGSEILHQHLSPERARTVLHWSADTPLEEGIRQTVDWYDRYWLSESHQATSGVV